A genome region from Pygocentrus nattereri isolate fPygNat1 chromosome 6, fPygNat1.pri, whole genome shotgun sequence includes the following:
- the si:ch211-67e16.4 gene encoding uncharacterized protein si:ch211-67e16.4 isoform X2 yields MDVNLTISLMRGQMGVVIEKAVNAAVETVLGEMIRVVSLKFEEFRREMTAKEKENENIRNMLEMSRCQMKTMRRYLNALTAREDRQALQNHRPVLVQFEPGRARNVHQARDAVPPRRCSASNVSPCIEVQNPVSKPARIAEPTWEKQLPAPTAQNVIQEPVPAESYTNSENYSEEMHRPKLHLGPVKAENSSAAVIESDGLVAESSDPLWGQTPPAHQAASEVEHTETVDPSLPPVADNSEVFNMATAACGESPFKIKQEEGEVEIVQVKEERVEAINSECPRTELCQQAAEAGPGISLDLPLSQQCPQISCPSITEPGFMGVDPSTCLHVTSKFKELWMRRNDKALTSAEKTRRYRERLNADPVKREAKLEERRQRYRERKARGDIQSSKFLPLEKRIKLQQRWAAAKRRQRIRERLQNLC; encoded by the exons ATGGATGTCAATTTAACAATTTCTCTGATGAGAGGGCAAATGGGTGTTGTTATTGAGAAGGCAGTGAACGCTGCGGTGGAGACTGTGCTGGGCGAGATGATCCGGGTTGTCAGTCTGAAATTCGAGGAGTTCAGGAGGGAGATGACGGCCAAAGAGAAGGAGAACGAGAACATAAGGAATATGCTAGAGATGTCTCGGTGTCAAATGAAAACCATGCGGAGATATTTGAACGCACTGACAGCTAGAGAAGACAGACAGGCTCTGCAAAATCACCGACCCGTGCTCGTTCAGTTCGAGCCAGGCAGAGCACGAAATGTTCACCAGGCGAGGGACGCGGTGCCCCCGAGAAGGTGCTCCGCCAGTAACGTGTCGCCCTGTATTGAAGTTCAGAATCCAGTTTCTAAACCTGCTCGTATCGCAGAGCCCACATGGGAGAAGCAGTTACCCGCCCCAACAGCTCAAAACGTGATTCAAGAACCCGTCCCAGCCGAGAGCTACACAAATTCTGAGAATTACAGCGAGGAAATGCATAGGCCGAAACTGCACCTGGGACCTGTGAAAG CAGAGAACTCAAGTGCTGCAGTGATAGAAAGTGATGGTCTGGTGGCAGAAAGCAGTGATCCTTTATGGGGTCAGACACCTCCAgcacatcaagctgcttcagaagTGGAGCACACAGAAACAGTGGACCCCAGCCTTCCCCCTGTTGCTGATAATAGTGAGGTGTTTAACATGGCCACGGCAGCCTGTGGAGAGTCTCCTTTCAAAATCAAACAGGAGGAAGGAGAAGTTGAAATTGTCCAGGTGAAGGAGGAGCGAGTGGAAGCTATCAACTCTGAATGTCCTAGGACAGAGCTTTGTCAGCAGGCAGCGGAAGCGGGACCAGGCATCTCCCTAGACCTGCCACTGAGCCAACAGTGTCCCCAGATTTCATGTCCTTCGATCACTGAACCAGGCTTCATGGGTGTGGACCCAAGCACAT GTCTCCATGTAACCAGCAAGTTTAAGGAGCTTTGGATGAGAAGAAATG ACAAAGCACTGACCAGCGCAGAGAAGACCAGGAGATACAGGGAGAGACTAAATGCAGATCCTGTCAAAAGGGAGGCCAAGCTGGAGGAGAGACGACAACG GTACCGGGAAAGGAAAGCACGAGGTGATATACAATCCAGTAAATTTCTCCCCTTGGAAAAGAGGATAAAACTGCAGCAGAGATGGGCAGCAGCCAAACGACGTCAACGGATAAGAGAGAGGCTCCAAAACCT ATGCTGA
- the si:ch211-67e16.4 gene encoding uncharacterized protein si:ch211-67e16.4 isoform X1 — protein sequence MDVNLTISLMRGQMGVVIEKAVNAAVETVLGEMIRVVSLKFEEFRREMTAKEKENENIRNMLEMSRCQMKTMRRYLNALTAREDRQALQNHRPVLVQFEPGRARNVHQARDAVPPRRCSASNVSPCIEVQNPVSKPARIAEPTWEKQLPAPTAQNVIQEPVPAESYTNSENYSEEMHRPKLHLGPVKAENSSAAVIESDGLVAESSDPLWGQTPPAHQAASEVEHTETVDPSLPPVADNSEVFNMATAACGESPFKIKQEEGEVEIVQVKEERVEAINSECPRTELCQQAAEAGPGISLDLPLSQQCPQISCPSITEPGFMGVDPSTYAESQLAMASGQRQVRPWCKDLNLYEEYKRKRIEVRKRSETRRRELEQTLPQALLADLVKERREKTRLRVARWRAKRKLQACLMSQAAQLNGAPAQGLFNQRGSRRRGGATAQQGGFTLGRPGTSETGAYTLPLQIGPSPLLTAQRLGVADGQLQPGSAMFPQHRTPAAGSEMFQ from the exons ATGGATGTCAATTTAACAATTTCTCTGATGAGAGGGCAAATGGGTGTTGTTATTGAGAAGGCAGTGAACGCTGCGGTGGAGACTGTGCTGGGCGAGATGATCCGGGTTGTCAGTCTGAAATTCGAGGAGTTCAGGAGGGAGATGACGGCCAAAGAGAAGGAGAACGAGAACATAAGGAATATGCTAGAGATGTCTCGGTGTCAAATGAAAACCATGCGGAGATATTTGAACGCACTGACAGCTAGAGAAGACAGACAGGCTCTGCAAAATCACCGACCCGTGCTCGTTCAGTTCGAGCCAGGCAGAGCACGAAATGTTCACCAGGCGAGGGACGCGGTGCCCCCGAGAAGGTGCTCCGCCAGTAACGTGTCGCCCTGTATTGAAGTTCAGAATCCAGTTTCTAAACCTGCTCGTATCGCAGAGCCCACATGGGAGAAGCAGTTACCCGCCCCAACAGCTCAAAACGTGATTCAAGAACCCGTCCCAGCCGAGAGCTACACAAATTCTGAGAATTACAGCGAGGAAATGCATAGGCCGAAACTGCACCTGGGACCTGTGAAAG CAGAGAACTCAAGTGCTGCAGTGATAGAAAGTGATGGTCTGGTGGCAGAAAGCAGTGATCCTTTATGGGGTCAGACACCTCCAgcacatcaagctgcttcagaagTGGAGCACACAGAAACAGTGGACCCCAGCCTTCCCCCTGTTGCTGATAATAGTGAGGTGTTTAACATGGCCACGGCAGCCTGTGGAGAGTCTCCTTTCAAAATCAAACAGGAGGAAGGAGAAGTTGAAATTGTCCAGGTGAAGGAGGAGCGAGTGGAAGCTATCAACTCTGAATGTCCTAGGACAGAGCTTTGTCAGCAGGCAGCGGAAGCGGGACCAGGCATCTCCCTAGACCTGCCACTGAGCCAACAGTGTCCCCAGATTTCATGTCCTTCGATCACTGAACCAGGCTTCATGGGTGTGGACCCAAGCACAT ATGCTGAGTCTCAACTGGCCATGGCGAGTGGCCAGAGGCAGGTCCGTCCATGGTGTAAGGACCTCAACCTGTATGAGGAATATAAGCGCAAAAGGATTGAAGTGCGTAAGCGCAGCGAGACGCGGAGGCGAGAACTGGAGCAGACGCTGCCTCAGGCTCTGCTGGCCGACCTGGTGAAGGAGCGCAGGGAGAAGACGCGCCTTCGAGTGGCCCGCTGGCGAGCCAAACGCAAGCTACAGGCCTGTCTGATGTCACAGGCAGCGCAGTTAAATGGAGCACCAGCACAGGGGCTGTTCAATCAGCGCGGTAGTCGGAGGCGAGGAGGGGCAACCGCACAGCAGGGGGGCTTTACCCTGGGCAGACCTGGCACATCCGAGACTGGAGCATACACTCTGCCACTGCAGATAGGACCCAGTCCTTTACTGACAGCACAGAGACTCGGTGTGGCTGATGGTCAGCTACAGCCTGGATCTGCTATGTTCCCACAGCATAGAACTCCCGCAGCTGGCTCTGAGATGTTTCAGTGA
- the si:ch211-67e16.4 gene encoding uncharacterized protein si:ch211-67e16.4 isoform X3: protein MDVNLTISLMRGQMGVVIEKAVNAAVETVLGEMIRVVSLKFEEFRREMTAKEKENENIRNMLEMSRCQMKTMRRYLNALTAREDRQALQNHRPVLVQFEPGRARNVHQARDAVPPRRCSASNVSPCIEVQNPVSKPARIAEPTWEKQLPAPTAQNVIQEPVPAESYTNSENYSEEMHRPKLHLGPVKAENSSAAVIESDGLVAESSDPLWGQTPPAHQAASEVEHTETVDPSLPPVADNSEVFNMATAACGESPFKIKQEEGEVEIVQVKEERVEAINSECPRTELCQQAAEAGPGISLDLPLSQQCPQISCPSITEPGFMGVDPSTCLHVTSKFKELWMRRNDKALTSAEKTRRYRERLNADPVKREAKLEERRQRYRERKARGDIQSSKFLPLEKRIKLQQRWAAAKRRQRIRERLQNL from the exons ATGGATGTCAATTTAACAATTTCTCTGATGAGAGGGCAAATGGGTGTTGTTATTGAGAAGGCAGTGAACGCTGCGGTGGAGACTGTGCTGGGCGAGATGATCCGGGTTGTCAGTCTGAAATTCGAGGAGTTCAGGAGGGAGATGACGGCCAAAGAGAAGGAGAACGAGAACATAAGGAATATGCTAGAGATGTCTCGGTGTCAAATGAAAACCATGCGGAGATATTTGAACGCACTGACAGCTAGAGAAGACAGACAGGCTCTGCAAAATCACCGACCCGTGCTCGTTCAGTTCGAGCCAGGCAGAGCACGAAATGTTCACCAGGCGAGGGACGCGGTGCCCCCGAGAAGGTGCTCCGCCAGTAACGTGTCGCCCTGTATTGAAGTTCAGAATCCAGTTTCTAAACCTGCTCGTATCGCAGAGCCCACATGGGAGAAGCAGTTACCCGCCCCAACAGCTCAAAACGTGATTCAAGAACCCGTCCCAGCCGAGAGCTACACAAATTCTGAGAATTACAGCGAGGAAATGCATAGGCCGAAACTGCACCTGGGACCTGTGAAAG CAGAGAACTCAAGTGCTGCAGTGATAGAAAGTGATGGTCTGGTGGCAGAAAGCAGTGATCCTTTATGGGGTCAGACACCTCCAgcacatcaagctgcttcagaagTGGAGCACACAGAAACAGTGGACCCCAGCCTTCCCCCTGTTGCTGATAATAGTGAGGTGTTTAACATGGCCACGGCAGCCTGTGGAGAGTCTCCTTTCAAAATCAAACAGGAGGAAGGAGAAGTTGAAATTGTCCAGGTGAAGGAGGAGCGAGTGGAAGCTATCAACTCTGAATGTCCTAGGACAGAGCTTTGTCAGCAGGCAGCGGAAGCGGGACCAGGCATCTCCCTAGACCTGCCACTGAGCCAACAGTGTCCCCAGATTTCATGTCCTTCGATCACTGAACCAGGCTTCATGGGTGTGGACCCAAGCACAT GTCTCCATGTAACCAGCAAGTTTAAGGAGCTTTGGATGAGAAGAAATG ACAAAGCACTGACCAGCGCAGAGAAGACCAGGAGATACAGGGAGAGACTAAATGCAGATCCTGTCAAAAGGGAGGCCAAGCTGGAGGAGAGACGACAACG GTACCGGGAAAGGAAAGCACGAGGTGATATACAATCCAGTAAATTTCTCCCCTTGGAAAAGAGGATAAAACTGCAGCAGAGATGGGCAGCAGCCAAACGACGTCAACGGATAAGAGAGAGGCTCCAAAACCTGTGA